From Chryseobacterium shandongense, the proteins below share one genomic window:
- the hutG gene encoding formimidoylglutamase: MNNIWQGRLDGEELLFHRIFQRVKEETNYDLISTKDFVLHGFAVDEGVRRNKGRQGAKDAPDIIRKNMVNFPVIRPDFTLLDFGNITCNDENLEDAQYNLAKNVSKVLLKNGRSVVFGGGHEVTYAHYLGVKTAFPEQKIGIINIDAHFDNREPENGVGPSSGTGFWQIAQEGPIHSLHIGIQRNSNTLKLFDTAHQYGMKYILADEIFFENLPSVYQRINDLLENVDYVYLTICMDVFNASIAPGVSASAYNGIFSDAAFMHLYRHILKSEKLLALDVAEVNPLYDVQDRTARLAATLINEWFMI; encoded by the coding sequence ATGAACAATATCTGGCAAGGAAGATTAGACGGAGAAGAGCTACTTTTCCACAGAATATTTCAGAGAGTTAAAGAAGAAACTAATTACGATCTTATTTCAACGAAGGATTTCGTTTTACATGGCTTTGCGGTAGATGAAGGTGTTCGTAGAAACAAAGGAAGACAAGGTGCAAAAGATGCACCTGATATTATCAGGAAAAACATGGTAAATTTTCCCGTTATCCGTCCTGACTTTACCCTGCTTGATTTCGGAAATATTACCTGTAATGACGAGAATCTTGAAGATGCCCAGTACAACCTTGCAAAAAATGTTTCTAAAGTGCTGCTGAAAAACGGCAGATCTGTTGTTTTCGGCGGCGGACATGAAGTTACATATGCACATTATCTCGGCGTAAAAACCGCTTTTCCGGAACAGAAAATTGGAATCATCAATATTGATGCCCACTTTGATAACCGTGAGCCTGAAAATGGAGTAGGTCCAAGTTCGGGAACCGGATTCTGGCAGATTGCTCAGGAAGGACCTATTCATTCTTTACATATAGGAATTCAGAGAAATTCCAATACTTTGAAATTATTTGATACCGCACATCAGTATGGGATGAAATACATATTGGCAGATGAAATTTTCTTTGAAAATCTCCCTTCGGTTTATCAGAGGATTAATGATTTACTGGAAAATGTAGACTATGTGTACCTTACCATTTGTATGGATGTTTTCAATGCTTCTATAGCTCCGGGAGTTTCTGCTTCGGCTTATAACGGTATTTTTTCGGACGCAGCATTTATGCATCTTTACAGGCATATCTTGAAAAGTGAAAAATTGTTGGCACTGGATGTAGCGGAAGTTAATCCGTTGTATGATGTTCAGGACAGAACGGCAAGACTTGCTGCTACACTCATTAACGAATGGTTTATGATTTAA